From the Streptomyces sp. KMM 9044 genome, one window contains:
- the cobO gene encoding cob(I)yrinic acid a,c-diamide adenosyltransferase, whose product MPKGQPSVVPDDGLTTRQRRNRPLVVVHTGIGKGKSTAAFGLALRAWNQGWPIGVFQFVKSAKWKVGEENALRVLGASGEGGSVGWHKMGEGWSWVQRDAQMDNEEKAREGWEQVKRDLAAETYKLYVLDEFAYPMHWGWVDTDEVVEVLRGRPGTQHVVITGRNAPEQLVELADLVTDMSKVKHPMDAGQKGQRGIEW is encoded by the coding sequence GTGCCGAAGGGACAGCCGAGTGTCGTACCGGACGACGGGCTGACGACCCGGCAGCGGCGCAATCGTCCGCTGGTCGTCGTACACACGGGCATCGGGAAGGGCAAGTCGACGGCCGCCTTCGGGCTGGCGCTGCGGGCCTGGAACCAGGGCTGGCCGATCGGGGTGTTCCAGTTCGTCAAGTCGGCGAAGTGGAAGGTCGGTGAGGAGAACGCGCTGCGGGTGCTCGGTGCCTCCGGCGAGGGCGGCAGCGTCGGGTGGCACAAGATGGGCGAGGGCTGGTCCTGGGTGCAGCGGGACGCCCAGATGGACAACGAGGAGAAGGCCCGGGAGGGCTGGGAGCAGGTCAAGCGGGACCTGGCCGCCGAGACGTACAAACTGTACGTTCTCGATGAGTTCGCGTACCCGATGCACTGGGGGTGGGTCGACACCGACGAGGTCGTCGAGGTGCTGCGTGGTCGGCCCGGGACCCAGCATGTCGTGATCACCGGGCGGAACGCGCCGGAGCAGCTCGTGGAACTCGCCGACCTGGTCACCGACATGTCCAAGGTCAAGCATCCGATGGACGCGGGGCAGAAGGGGCAGAGGGGCATCGAGTGGTGA
- a CDS encoding putative cobaltochelatase encodes MTTPFPFTAVVGQDDLRLALLLNAVSSQVGGVLVRGEKGTAKSTAVRALSALLPAVDVVSGCRFSCAPRSPDPACPDGPHEPGPGAERPARMVELPVGASEDRLVGALDIERALSEGVKAFEPGLLADAHRGILYVDEVNLLHDHLVDLLLDAAAMGASYVEREGVSVRHAARFLLVGTMNPEEGELRPQLLDRFGLTVEVTASREPDQRVEVVRRRLAYDDDPAGFAARWAGEEAAVRARIVAARELLPSVRLGDGALRQIAATCAAFEVDGMRADIVMARTATALAAWAGRTDVLAEDVRQAALLALPHRRRRSPFDAPGLDEDKLDETLEEFGGPGGDEGDDDPGPGPGGGPGGQPQPDDGPQSDGDTVARPEAGEGSEPQPGSGGGAGERTPARAAEPFRTKVLSVPGLGEGVAGRRSRARAEHGRTTGARRPRGALTGLHLAATVQAAAPHQRARGRSGPGLVVRRDDLRQAVREGHESNLVLFVVDASGSMAARQRMSAVKGAVLSLLLDAYQRRDKVGLVTFRGSAAEVVLPPTSSVDAAAVRLESLPTGGRTPLAAGLLKAHDVLRVERLRDPARRALVVVVTDGRATGGPEPVALAGRAARLFAAEGTACVVVDCESGPVRLGLAGQLAGELGGAAVTLDELRADSIAGLVRDVQGATGARRAA; translated from the coding sequence GTGACCACCCCGTTCCCGTTCACGGCCGTTGTCGGCCAGGACGACCTACGGCTCGCACTGCTGCTCAACGCGGTGTCGTCGCAGGTCGGTGGCGTACTGGTCCGTGGTGAGAAAGGCACCGCCAAGTCCACGGCCGTGCGTGCCCTTTCGGCGCTCCTGCCGGCGGTGGACGTCGTCTCCGGGTGCCGTTTCTCCTGTGCCCCCCGCTCCCCCGACCCCGCGTGCCCGGACGGGCCGCACGAGCCGGGGCCCGGGGCCGAGAGGCCGGCTCGGATGGTCGAACTGCCCGTCGGCGCCTCCGAGGACCGGCTGGTGGGCGCACTCGACATCGAGCGGGCGCTCTCCGAGGGCGTCAAAGCCTTCGAACCGGGCCTGCTCGCCGACGCGCATCGCGGGATCCTCTACGTCGACGAGGTCAATCTCCTGCACGATCACCTCGTCGACCTCCTGCTCGACGCCGCCGCGATGGGCGCCTCGTACGTCGAGCGCGAAGGCGTCTCCGTGCGCCACGCGGCCCGTTTCCTGCTCGTCGGGACCATGAATCCCGAGGAGGGCGAGCTGCGGCCCCAGCTCCTCGACCGGTTCGGGCTGACCGTCGAGGTCACGGCCTCGCGCGAGCCCGACCAGCGGGTGGAGGTCGTCAGGCGGCGGCTGGCGTACGACGACGACCCGGCCGGCTTCGCCGCCCGCTGGGCCGGCGAGGAGGCCGCCGTACGGGCGCGGATCGTGGCGGCGCGGGAACTGCTGCCGTCGGTGCGGCTCGGCGACGGGGCGCTGCGGCAGATCGCGGCGACCTGTGCCGCGTTCGAGGTGGACGGCATGCGGGCCGACATCGTGATGGCGCGCACGGCGACCGCGCTGGCGGCCTGGGCCGGGCGGACCGACGTGCTCGCCGAGGACGTACGGCAGGCCGCGTTGCTGGCACTGCCGCACCGCAGGCGCCGTTCGCCCTTCGACGCGCCCGGTCTCGACGAGGACAAGCTCGACGAGACGCTGGAGGAGTTCGGCGGCCCCGGTGGGGACGAGGGCGACGACGATCCCGGCCCGGGGCCCGGCGGTGGCCCCGGCGGGCAGCCCCAGCCCGACGACGGCCCGCAGAGCGACGGTGACACCGTCGCCCGGCCCGAGGCCGGGGAGGGCAGCGAGCCGCAGCCGGGTTCCGGTGGCGGAGCGGGCGAGCGGACTCCGGCGCGTGCCGCCGAGCCCTTCCGTACGAAGGTGCTGAGCGTGCCCGGGCTCGGCGAGGGTGTCGCCGGGCGGCGCTCGCGGGCGCGGGCCGAGCACGGGCGGACCACAGGGGCCCGGCGGCCCCGGGGTGCGCTGACCGGGCTGCACCTGGCGGCCACCGTGCAGGCCGCCGCGCCGCATCAGCGGGCGCGGGGGCGCAGCGGCCCGGGGCTGGTGGTCCGGCGGGACGATCTCAGGCAGGCGGTGCGGGAGGGCCACGAGTCCAATCTCGTGCTGTTCGTCGTGGACGCCTCCGGATCGATGGCTGCGCGGCAGCGGATGAGTGCCGTCAAGGGTGCCGTGCTGTCGCTGCTGCTCGACGCCTACCAGCGGCGGGACAAGGTGGGGCTGGTGACCTTCCGCGGGTCGGCGGCCGAGGTCGTACTGCCGCCGACCTCCTCCGTGGACGCGGCGGCGGTCCGGCTGGAGTCGCTGCCGACCGGCGGGCGTACGCCGCTGGCGGCCGGGCTGCTCAAGGCGCACGACGTGCTGCGTGTGGAGCGGTTGCGCGACCCCGCGCGGCGGGCGCTGGTGGTCGTGGTGACGGACGGACGGGCCACCGGCGGCCCCGAGCCGGTCGCCCTCGCCGGGCGGGCGGCACGGCTGTTCGCCGCCGAGGGGACGGCCTGCGTGGTCGTGGACTGCGAGTCGGGGCCGGTGCGGCTGGGACTCGCCGGGCAGCTCGCGGGTGAGCTGGGGGGAGCGGCGGTGACGCTGGACGAGCTGCGGGCGGACTCGATCGCCGGGCTGGTCAGGGACGTGCAGGGGGCCACCGGCGCGAGGAGGGCCGCGTAG
- the cobN gene encoding cobaltochelatase subunit CobN, producing MSTVLLLSTADTDLLAARAVTGASYRIGNPTRVDVTAGLPALLDGADLVVVRLLGGKRAWEDGLAALRASGIPTVLLGGEAVPDAELMAESSVPAGVVAEALEYLVEGGPDNLTELARFLSDTVLLTGEGFEQPRRMPEYGVHGTRAVREGRPTVGVLFYRAHELSGNTAFVETLCDAIEARGANALPVYCGSLRGADPGLYGILGRADTLVATVLASGGTHASQASAGGDEEAWDIGALADLNVPVLQGLCLTSSRAAWEASDAALSPMDAAMQVAIPEFDGRLVTVPFSFKEQGPDDVPVYVADPERASRVAGIAVRHAALKHKANAEKKLALVFTAYPTKHSRVGNAVGLDTPASAVRVLDALRDAGYTLTDYPSGGDELIHRLIAAGGHDVEWLTEDQLAAAPARVPLADYRAWFRTLDPALRDAMTETWGEPPGSLYVDGDDIVLASLRFGNVVVVIQPPRGFGENPIAIYHDPDIPPSHHYLAAYRWLENSFGADAIVHMGKHGTMEWLPGKGLGLSAGCAPDAVLGDLPLIYPFIVNDPGEGTQAKRRGHATVVDHLVPPMARADTYGDLAKLEQLLDEYALVSDLDPEKAPAVRAQIWTLVKAAELHHDLHVDDQPDDDDFDSFVMHIDGYLCEIKDVQIRDGLHILGGGPVGEPRVNLVLAVLRASQVWGGRANALPGLRASLAEHFGLVEKELLAEPGAPVKAPVELTELVDGPARSAADAVDLLEQLCRRIAEGMEERCWAVEESAPLVREVLGAELPGAVAVVEFACTEVVPRLARTTDEIGHILRALDGGYVPAGPSGSPTRGLVNVLPTGRNFYSVDPKAIPSRLSWEVGQSLADSLVQRYLQDTGEYPKSVGLTVWGTSAMRTQGDDIAEILALLGCRPVWDDASRRVTGFEVVPSEELGRPRIDVTVRISGFFRDAFPHVVGLIDDAVRAVAGLDEPAESNFVKAHADADTAEHGDRRRATARIFGSKPGAYGAGLLPLIDARNWRSDADLAEVYAVWGGYAYGRGLDGRAARGDMETAFRRIAVAAKNVDTREHDLVDADDYFQYHGGMVAMVRHLTGTSPEAYVGDSATPDQVRTRTLGEETHRVFRARVVNPRWMAAMRRHGYKGAFEMAATVDYLFGYDATAGVVDDWMYEKLSAEYVFDTENQDFMRKSNPWALRGITERLLEAADRGLWAEPDADTLERLRATYLELEGDLEGDDK from the coding sequence ATGAGCACAGTGTTGTTGTTGTCTACCGCCGATACCGATCTGCTGGCGGCCCGCGCCGTCACCGGCGCGTCCTACCGGATCGGCAACCCGACCCGCGTGGACGTGACGGCCGGGCTGCCCGCGCTGCTGGACGGCGCGGACCTCGTCGTCGTACGGCTGCTGGGCGGCAAGCGCGCATGGGAGGACGGGCTCGCGGCGCTCAGGGCCTCCGGGATCCCGACAGTGCTGCTCGGCGGGGAGGCCGTGCCGGACGCGGAGCTGATGGCCGAGTCGTCGGTGCCCGCCGGTGTCGTGGCGGAGGCGCTGGAGTACCTCGTGGAGGGCGGCCCGGACAACCTGACCGAGCTGGCCCGGTTCCTGTCGGACACCGTGCTGCTCACCGGCGAGGGGTTCGAACAGCCGCGGAGGATGCCGGAGTACGGCGTCCACGGCACCCGCGCCGTACGGGAGGGCCGCCCGACCGTCGGTGTGCTCTTCTACCGGGCCCATGAACTGAGCGGCAACACCGCCTTCGTGGAAACCCTGTGCGACGCGATCGAGGCGCGCGGCGCCAACGCCCTGCCGGTGTACTGCGGTTCGCTGCGCGGCGCCGACCCCGGGCTGTACGGGATCCTCGGGCGCGCGGACACACTGGTCGCCACGGTGCTCGCGTCCGGCGGCACGCACGCCTCGCAGGCGTCGGCGGGCGGCGACGAGGAGGCCTGGGACATCGGTGCCCTCGCCGACCTGAACGTGCCGGTGCTGCAAGGGCTGTGCCTGACCTCGTCACGGGCCGCCTGGGAGGCCTCGGACGCCGCCCTCTCCCCCATGGATGCGGCGATGCAGGTCGCCATCCCGGAGTTCGACGGCCGCCTGGTCACGGTCCCCTTCTCCTTCAAGGAGCAGGGCCCTGACGACGTCCCGGTCTACGTCGCCGACCCCGAGCGGGCCTCGCGGGTCGCCGGGATCGCCGTGCGGCACGCGGCACTGAAGCACAAGGCGAACGCCGAGAAGAAGCTCGCGCTGGTCTTCACCGCGTATCCGACCAAGCACTCGCGCGTCGGCAACGCGGTCGGCCTGGACACCCCCGCCTCGGCGGTGCGGGTGCTGGACGCGCTGCGGGACGCCGGGTACACGCTCACCGACTACCCCTCCGGCGGCGACGAGCTGATCCACCGGCTCATCGCGGCGGGCGGCCACGACGTCGAGTGGCTGACGGAGGACCAGCTGGCGGCCGCGCCCGCGCGGGTGCCGCTGGCGGACTACCGGGCGTGGTTCCGGACGCTGGACCCGGCGCTGCGGGACGCGATGACCGAGACGTGGGGAGAGCCGCCCGGCTCGCTGTACGTCGACGGCGACGACATCGTGCTGGCCTCCCTCCGGTTCGGGAACGTCGTGGTGGTGATCCAGCCGCCGCGCGGCTTCGGCGAGAACCCCATCGCGATCTACCACGACCCCGACATACCGCCGTCGCACCACTACCTGGCCGCCTACCGCTGGCTGGAGAACAGTTTCGGCGCCGACGCGATCGTGCACATGGGCAAGCACGGCACGATGGAGTGGCTGCCCGGCAAGGGCCTCGGGCTGAGCGCGGGCTGCGCTCCGGACGCGGTTCTCGGCGACCTCCCGCTGATCTACCCGTTCATCGTCAACGACCCCGGTGAGGGCACCCAGGCCAAGCGTCGCGGGCACGCGACGGTGGTCGATCACCTCGTCCCGCCGATGGCGCGTGCCGACACCTACGGCGACCTGGCGAAACTGGAGCAGCTCCTCGACGAGTACGCGCTCGTCTCCGACCTGGACCCGGAGAAGGCCCCGGCGGTACGGGCGCAGATCTGGACCCTGGTCAAAGCCGCCGAGCTGCATCACGACCTGCATGTGGACGACCAGCCGGACGACGACGACTTCGACTCGTTCGTCATGCACATCGACGGTTACCTGTGCGAGATCAAGGACGTGCAGATCAGAGACGGTCTGCACATCCTCGGCGGCGGCCCGGTCGGCGAGCCGCGCGTCAACCTGGTGCTCGCGGTGCTGCGTGCCTCGCAGGTGTGGGGCGGTCGGGCGAACGCGCTGCCGGGCCTGCGGGCCTCGCTCGCCGAGCACTTCGGGCTGGTGGAGAAGGAGTTGCTGGCCGAGCCCGGCGCCCCGGTGAAGGCACCGGTGGAACTGACGGAACTGGTGGACGGCCCGGCCCGCTCGGCCGCCGACGCGGTCGACCTGCTGGAGCAGTTGTGCCGGCGGATCGCGGAGGGCATGGAGGAGCGCTGCTGGGCGGTCGAGGAGAGCGCGCCGCTGGTGCGTGAGGTGCTGGGCGCCGAACTCCCGGGCGCGGTGGCCGTGGTGGAGTTCGCCTGCACCGAGGTCGTGCCCCGGCTCGCCCGGACGACGGACGAGATCGGGCACATCCTGCGCGCGCTGGACGGCGGATACGTCCCGGCGGGCCCGTCCGGTTCACCGACGCGCGGGCTGGTCAACGTGCTCCCGACCGGCCGGAACTTCTACTCCGTCGACCCCAAGGCCATTCCGTCCCGGCTGAGCTGGGAGGTGGGGCAGTCGCTGGCGGACTCACTGGTCCAGCGGTATCTGCAGGACACGGGCGAGTACCCGAAGTCGGTCGGTCTGACGGTGTGGGGCACGTCAGCGATGCGCACCCAGGGCGACGACATCGCCGAGATCCTGGCGCTGCTGGGCTGCCGCCCGGTGTGGGACGACGCGTCGCGCCGGGTGACCGGCTTCGAGGTGGTCCCTTCGGAGGAGCTGGGCCGGCCGCGCATCGACGTCACGGTCCGCATCTCCGGGTTCTTCCGGGACGCCTTCCCGCACGTGGTGGGGCTGATCGACGACGCGGTACGGGCGGTGGCCGGACTGGACGAGCCCGCGGAGTCGAACTTCGTGAAGGCGCACGCCGACGCGGACACCGCCGAACACGGCGACCGGCGGCGGGCCACCGCCCGCATCTTCGGCTCCAAGCCGGGCGCGTACGGTGCCGGCCTGCTGCCGCTGATCGACGCCCGCAACTGGCGCTCCGACGCGGACCTCGCCGAGGTGTACGCGGTCTGGGGCGGTTACGCCTACGGGCGCGGGCTCGACGGGCGGGCGGCGCGCGGCGACATGGAGACGGCGTTCCGGCGGATCGCGGTGGCGGCGAAGAACGTCGACACGCGCGAGCACGATCTCGTCGACGCGGACGACTACTTCCAGTACCACGGCGGCATGGTCGCCATGGTGCGGCACCTGACGGGCACGAGCCCGGAGGCGTACGTCGGCGACTCGGCGACCCCGGACCAGGTGAGGACCCGGACGCTGGGCGAGGAGACGCACCGGGTCTTCCGGGCCCGGGTGGTCAACCCGCGCTGGATGGCGGCCATGCGCCGGCACGGCTACAAGGGCGCCTTCGAGATGGCGGCCACCGTGGACTACCTCTTCGGGTACGACGCCACGGCCGGGGTCGTGGACGACTGGATGTACGAGAAGCTCAGCGCGGAGTACGTCTTCGACACCGAGAACCAGGACTTCATGCGCAAGTCCAATCCCTGGGCCCTGAGGGGCATTACCGAACGCTTGCTGGAGGCCGCCGACCGCGGTCTGTGGGCGGAGCCGGACGCGGACACACTCGAGCGGCTGCGTGCCACCTATCTGGAGCTCGAAGGCGACTTGGAGGGTGACGACAAGTGA
- a CDS encoding cobyric acid synthase, whose protein sequence is MSGGGLLVAGTTSDAGKSVVTAGICRWLVRQGVKVAPFKAQNMSLNSFVTREGAEIGRAQAMQAQACRVEPHALMNPVLLKPGGERSSQVVLLGRAVGELSARGYHGGRQQQLLGTVLDCLAQLRGTYDAVICEGAGSPAEINLRRTDIVNMGIARNAGLPVLVVGDIDRGGVFASFFGTVALLSPEDQELVAGFLVNKFRGDVSLLEPGLDMLHGLTGRHTYGVLPFRHGLGIDEEDGLAVSLRGAVRESAVAAPVGEDVLRVAVCAVPLMSNFTDVDALAAEPGVVVRFVDRPEELADADLVVVPGTRGTVRALQWLRERGLAHALGRRAAEGRPVLGICGGFQILGERIEDDVESRAGRVDGLGILPVRVRFAREKTLARPVGQALGEPVEGYEIHHGVADVRGGEVFISDDRGHSLDGCRVEAAWGTHWHGSLESDGFRRAFLHEVAAAAGRRFVPAPGTSFAALREEQLDRLGDLIEQHADTDALWRLIESGAPQGLPFIPPGAPA, encoded by the coding sequence ATGAGCGGTGGGGGCCTGCTGGTCGCCGGTACGACGTCGGACGCCGGCAAGAGTGTGGTGACCGCCGGGATCTGCCGGTGGCTGGTGCGGCAGGGCGTCAAGGTCGCGCCGTTCAAGGCGCAGAACATGTCGCTGAACTCGTTCGTGACGCGGGAGGGCGCCGAGATCGGCCGGGCGCAGGCCATGCAGGCCCAGGCCTGCCGGGTGGAGCCGCACGCGCTGATGAACCCGGTGCTGCTCAAGCCCGGCGGGGAACGGAGCAGCCAGGTCGTCCTGCTGGGCCGGGCGGTCGGAGAGCTGAGCGCGCGCGGCTACCACGGCGGGCGGCAACAGCAACTCCTGGGCACGGTGCTGGACTGTCTCGCACAGTTGCGGGGCACGTATGACGCGGTGATCTGCGAAGGGGCCGGCAGCCCGGCCGAGATCAACCTGCGGCGCACCGACATCGTCAACATGGGGATCGCCAGGAACGCCGGGCTCCCCGTCCTCGTCGTCGGCGACATCGACCGCGGCGGCGTCTTCGCCTCCTTCTTCGGCACCGTCGCGCTGCTGTCCCCCGAGGACCAGGAACTGGTCGCCGGGTTCCTGGTGAACAAGTTCCGGGGCGATGTGTCGCTCCTCGAGCCGGGCCTGGACATGCTGCACGGTCTCACCGGGCGGCACACGTACGGCGTGCTGCCCTTCCGCCACGGGCTCGGTATCGACGAGGAGGACGGACTGGCGGTGTCCCTGCGGGGCGCCGTGCGGGAGTCCGCGGTCGCCGCGCCGGTCGGCGAGGACGTGCTGCGGGTCGCCGTGTGCGCGGTGCCGCTGATGTCCAACTTCACGGACGTGGACGCGCTGGCCGCCGAACCGGGCGTCGTGGTCCGCTTCGTGGACCGGCCCGAGGAACTGGCCGACGCCGACCTCGTGGTGGTGCCGGGGACACGCGGCACCGTACGGGCGCTTCAGTGGCTGCGGGAGCGCGGGCTCGCCCACGCGCTGGGGCGGCGGGCGGCCGAGGGGCGGCCCGTACTCGGGATCTGCGGCGGCTTCCAGATCCTCGGCGAGCGCATCGAGGACGACGTGGAAAGCCGCGCCGGCCGGGTCGACGGGCTCGGCATCCTGCCCGTACGGGTCCGGTTCGCGCGGGAGAAGACACTCGCGCGGCCCGTCGGACAGGCCCTCGGGGAGCCCGTCGAGGGCTACGAGATCCACCACGGGGTCGCCGACGTACGGGGAGGTGAGGTGTTCATCTCCGACGACCGGGGACACAGCCTGGACGGCTGCCGGGTCGAAGCGGCCTGGGGCACGCACTGGCACGGCTCGCTGGAGTCGGACGGGTTCCGCCGGGCCTTCCTGCACGAGGTGGCCGCCGCCGCGGGGCGCCGTTTCGTACCCGCCCCCGGCACCTCGTTCGCCGCGCTGCGCGAGGAGCAGCTCGACCGGCTCGGCGACCTGATCGAACAGCACGCGGACACGGACGCGCTGTGGCGGCTCATCGAGTCCGGCGCGCCGCAAGGACTGCCTTTCATTCCACCGGGAGCGCCCGCATGA
- a CDS encoding cobalamin biosynthesis protein yields MGADRAFAYGAAAGLLGDLLLGDPRRGHPVAAFGRAAAAVEHMLWRDDRGRGALHTAICVGGAVALGSLAARCVRSSPAASVALTGAATWAVVGGTSLAREARAIGRALESGTAEGIAAARARLPHLCGRDPQALDADGIARAVVESVAENTSDAVVGALVWGAFAGVPGLLGFRAVNTLDAMVGHKSPRHLRYGWASARLDDVAGWPGARLTAVLASAAGPDPRGAVRAWRADAATHPSPNAGPVEASFAGALGVRLGGTLSYAGRVEHRPVLNGGGRAVAVEDIDRAVRLSRRVGWLALGAGAVARPAVRAAMRSARRGKGRTS; encoded by the coding sequence ATGGGTGCCGATCGCGCGTTCGCGTACGGCGCCGCTGCCGGCCTCCTCGGCGACCTGCTCCTCGGCGATCCCCGCCGAGGGCATCCGGTCGCCGCTTTCGGGCGGGCCGCGGCTGCCGTGGAACACATGCTGTGGCGGGACGACCGGGGCCGGGGCGCGCTGCACACCGCCATCTGCGTCGGCGGGGCCGTCGCTCTGGGGAGCCTGGCCGCCCGCTGTGTGCGGTCCTCCCCCGCCGCCTCCGTCGCCCTGACCGGCGCGGCCACCTGGGCCGTCGTCGGAGGGACGTCGCTGGCCCGGGAGGCCCGAGCCATCGGGCGCGCCCTGGAGTCCGGGACCGCCGAGGGCATCGCCGCGGCACGGGCGCGGCTGCCGCACCTGTGCGGGCGGGACCCGCAGGCACTGGACGCCGACGGGATCGCCCGCGCGGTCGTGGAGTCCGTCGCCGAGAACACCTCCGACGCCGTGGTGGGCGCCCTGGTGTGGGGGGCCTTCGCCGGTGTGCCGGGGCTGCTCGGGTTCCGGGCCGTCAACACCCTGGACGCCATGGTCGGCCACAAGTCCCCCCGCCACCTGCGCTACGGCTGGGCCTCCGCGCGCCTCGACGACGTCGCCGGGTGGCCCGGGGCGCGGCTGACCGCCGTCCTCGCCTCGGCCGCCGGGCCGGACCCGCGGGGCGCGGTGCGGGCCTGGCGCGCGGATGCCGCCACGCATCCGAGTCCCAACGCCGGGCCCGTGGAGGCGTCCTTCGCGGGCGCGCTCGGCGTGCGGCTCGGAGGGACGCTGTCCTACGCCGGGCGGGTCGAGCACCGGCCCGTCCTCAACGGCGGCGGCCGTGCCGTGGCCGTTGAGGACATCGACCGCGCGGTACGGCTCTCGCGCCGCGTCGGCTGGCTGGCGCTCGGTGCCGGCGCCGTCGCGCGGCCCGCGGTGCGAGCGGCGATGCGGTCGGCGCGCCGCGGGAAGGGACGTACGTCATGA